The following proteins come from a genomic window of Schistocerca gregaria isolate iqSchGreg1 chromosome X, iqSchGreg1.2, whole genome shotgun sequence:
- the LOC126299492 gene encoding uncharacterized protein LOC126299492 yields the protein MKTNKILPKRSFLSPFVTMSINTEGISRDKEVLLSDLCKEYQCDFLLIQETHRGSTRPTPKIDGMKMILERPHERYGIAIFARPGIRVTSASLTDRQDIEILTVRTQQYNVTSVYKPPESDFVFIEPGNFSYQDFNFVLGDFNCENTSWGYKETNSSGVELETRAEVHDLLLINDPKQPSSFNSGRWKKGYNPVNIFVSKKLASQCGKLIGEPIPHTQHRPIIFTFNAVVKPGHVPFKRRFNFKKANWKKFRELIDVEITKIPPQPEIYDSFVKLVQKVSRKIIPRGCRNSILRDYLRTQSHYWKDTRSSSVTTHLMMRHF from the coding sequence ATGAAGACCAATAAGATCCTACCCAAACGGTCTTTTCTAAGCCCATTTGTGACTATGTCGATAAACACGGAAGGAATATCGAGAGACAAAGAAGTTTTACTATCTGACTTGTGTAAAGAATATCAGTGTGACTTCCTCCTGATTCAAGAAACTCATCGGGGCAGTACAAGACCCACACCCAAAATAGATGGAATGAAGATGATCTTGGAGAGACCACATGAACGGTACGGTATTGCCATCTTCGCCAGGCCAGGAATTAGAGTCACTTCTGCATCACTGACTGACAGGCAAGACATTGAGATATTAACCGTTCGAACTCAGCAGTATAACGTTACCTCTGTGTACAAACCCCCAGAATCAGATTTTGTCTTCATTGAGCCTGGCAATTTCAGTTACCAAGACTTTAATTTTGTATTGGGCGATTTCAACTGTGAGAACACTTCATGGGGCTATAAAGAAACTAACAGCAGCGGAGTGGAACTAGAGACCAGGGCTGAGGTACACGATCTACTGCTCATAAATGACCCGAAACAGCCAAGCTCCTTTAATAGTGGCAGATGGAAGAAAGGGTACAATCCCGTTAACATCTTTGTTAGCAAGAAACTCGCTAGTCAATGTGGAAAACTGATTGGGGAGCCAATTCCCCATACGCAGCATCGGCCCATAATTTTCACGTTCAATGCAGTTGTTAAGCCTGGACATGTTCCTTTCAAAAGAAGATTCAATTTTAAAAAGGCCAACTGGAAGAAATTTAGAGAGCTCATTGATGTAGAAATAACAAAAATCCCCCCACAACCTGAGATATATGACTCTTTTGTCAAACTCGTTCAGAAGGTGTCTAGGAAAATAATACCGCGAGGATGCAGAAACAGTATATTACGGGACTATCTAAGGACGCAAAGCCACTACTGGAAAGATACCAGAAGCTCTTCGGTAACGACCCATTTAATGATGAGACACTTCTAG